The following proteins come from a genomic window of Flavobacterium crocinum:
- a CDS encoding glycosyl hydrolase, which translates to MRIQKSYIVFFLFITLISFSQKNEKSPWPQSSNINQPWTRWWWMGSAVDKPNLKRSLIDFYKAGIGGVEITPIYGVKGEEKNFIDYLSPKWLEMLDYTIHVADSLHMQVDMVLGTGWPYGGSHVTPEYAATKLIVEKYPLKKNETIDRIIKLENSKEKNPASLLYVVAYGSDGSYINLTDQLAGSKSKSKDKGFDGSAVSLPNPEPNKLKWTAKKTDYTLYAVFTGKTGQQVKRAAPGGAGFTLDHYSEEALNAYTVPFNNAFKGREGKIRAIFNDSYEVYGTDFTPTFFDEFLKLRGYDLKKQLPLLLNETDDEISNRIRSDYRQTIGDLLLNKFDKPWTKWANSKNFKTKLQAHGSPGNLIDLYASADIPECETFGSMPFDIPGFRREKEDIRPGDADPVMLKFSSSAAHISGKNLVSSETFTWLREHFKAALSQCKPEAEDLMLNGINHIFLHGSTYSPDRAAWPGWQFYASVNFNANNSIWEDAPALFSYIANCQSLLQLGKSDNEILLYFPIFDTWNEYKKGTLFFEFKIHSLSEWLHGTSFYDMTNKLMKKGYGVDFISDNFIADAKVIDGKIVLPGGTFKSLIIPSCKKMPLATLQKLIELKKAGAAIIFENLPESVPGFYDYKKQEEKLQSLLAENKEVKPVSDIFTALENVQIYPETLVNTGLKYTRRTIDGEKIYYLVNHTTKTIDDFIPLQISNKEVIILDPLNREFGNAIVKKTGDKTFVKIRIEPGKSYFLKTENTASQKKWSYFEPTAEAVPLNGKWKITFDKGGPKLPSPATISNLESWTKLSPEAEAFSGSATYTLEFDNPNVKTESWNLNLGDVRESAKVWLNDQYIGTAWSVPYQLNIGKLKSGKNILKIQVTNLSANRIRDKELKGEEWKIFYEINMVDKDYKKFDATKWSPMPSGLLGPVTITPLTSKLTIK; encoded by the coding sequence ATGAGAATACAAAAATCATATATCGTATTTTTCCTCTTCATAACTCTAATTTCTTTTAGTCAGAAAAATGAAAAATCTCCCTGGCCGCAATCTTCTAATATAAACCAGCCCTGGACAAGATGGTGGTGGATGGGAAGCGCAGTAGACAAACCTAATTTAAAGAGAAGCCTAATCGATTTTTATAAAGCAGGAATTGGGGGTGTTGAAATTACTCCGATTTACGGGGTTAAAGGAGAAGAAAAAAACTTCATCGATTATCTTTCTCCAAAATGGCTGGAAATGCTTGATTATACCATTCACGTTGCAGACAGTCTTCATATGCAGGTCGATATGGTATTGGGTACAGGATGGCCATACGGTGGCTCTCATGTTACGCCTGAATATGCCGCTACCAAACTTATTGTCGAGAAATATCCTCTTAAAAAGAACGAAACAATCGACAGGATAATTAAACTGGAAAACAGCAAAGAAAAAAATCCCGCTTCACTTTTGTATGTTGTAGCTTATGGAAGTGACGGATCTTATATCAATCTCACAGATCAGCTTGCGGGAAGCAAATCGAAATCAAAAGACAAAGGTTTTGACGGAAGTGCTGTTTCGCTTCCAAATCCAGAACCTAACAAACTAAAATGGACTGCAAAAAAAACCGATTATACGTTATATGCCGTTTTTACAGGTAAAACAGGACAGCAGGTAAAAAGAGCTGCGCCGGGAGGAGCTGGTTTTACATTAGACCATTATTCTGAAGAAGCATTAAACGCTTATACTGTTCCGTTTAACAATGCTTTCAAAGGACGTGAAGGAAAAATCAGAGCTATATTTAATGACAGTTATGAAGTTTATGGAACGGATTTTACTCCTACATTTTTTGACGAATTCTTAAAACTTAGAGGTTATGATCTTAAAAAACAACTGCCTTTATTGCTCAATGAAACTGACGATGAAATAAGCAACAGAATACGAAGCGATTACCGACAGACTATTGGTGATTTATTACTGAATAAATTTGACAAACCCTGGACGAAATGGGCCAATTCTAAAAACTTTAAAACCAAACTGCAGGCCCATGGTTCTCCCGGAAATTTAATTGATTTGTACGCTTCCGCTGATATTCCGGAATGCGAAACTTTTGGTTCGATGCCTTTTGATATTCCAGGCTTTAGACGCGAAAAAGAAGATATTCGTCCCGGTGATGCAGATCCTGTTATGCTGAAATTTTCTTCATCGGCGGCGCATATTTCAGGAAAAAATCTCGTTTCTTCTGAAACTTTTACCTGGCTTCGCGAACATTTTAAAGCGGCATTGTCACAATGTAAACCAGAAGCTGAAGATTTGATGCTGAACGGAATCAATCATATTTTCCTGCACGGTTCTACTTATTCACCAGACAGAGCTGCTTGGCCGGGGTGGCAGTTTTATGCTTCAGTAAATTTTAATGCCAATAACAGCATTTGGGAAGATGCTCCTGCCCTATTTTCTTATATCGCTAACTGTCAATCATTACTGCAGCTAGGGAAATCAGACAATGAAATCTTATTGTATTTCCCAATTTTTGATACTTGGAACGAATACAAAAAAGGCACTTTGTTTTTTGAATTTAAAATTCATTCTCTTTCCGAATGGCTGCATGGAACCTCATTTTATGATATGACCAACAAGCTGATGAAAAAAGGATATGGTGTTGATTTTATTTCAGATAATTTCATAGCTGATGCCAAAGTCATTGATGGTAAAATAGTGCTACCAGGAGGAACTTTTAAATCTTTAATTATTCCTTCTTGCAAAAAAATGCCTTTGGCAACGCTTCAAAAATTAATTGAACTGAAAAAAGCTGGAGCTGCAATTATTTTTGAAAATCTGCCAGAATCTGTTCCCGGTTTTTATGATTATAAAAAACAGGAAGAAAAACTGCAGTCTCTTTTAGCTGAAAACAAAGAGGTAAAACCTGTCTCTGATATTTTTACAGCATTAGAAAATGTACAGATTTACCCTGAAACACTTGTAAATACAGGTTTAAAATATACCCGAAGAACAATCGACGGAGAAAAAATATACTATTTAGTCAATCATACCACCAAAACAATTGATGATTTTATTCCATTGCAGATCAGCAATAAAGAAGTTATTATTCTTGATCCTTTAAATAGGGAATTTGGCAATGCCATCGTCAAAAAAACAGGTGATAAAACATTTGTCAAAATCAGAATAGAACCGGGCAAATCTTATTTTCTAAAAACAGAAAACACGGCGTCACAAAAAAAATGGAGTTATTTTGAACCTACTGCCGAAGCTGTTCCTCTAAATGGAAAATGGAAAATTACTTTTGATAAAGGAGGCCCTAAACTGCCAAGCCCAGCCACAATTTCAAATTTGGAATCATGGACAAAATTAAGTCCTGAAGCCGAAGCCTTTTCAGGCTCTGCAACCTATACTTTGGAATTTGACAATCCGAATGTCAAAACAGAATCTTGGAATCTAAATCTGGGAGATGTCCGAGAAAGCGCAAAAGTATGGCTAAATGACCAGTATATTGGCACAGCTTGGTCTGTTCCATATCAGTTAAATATTGGGAAACTAAAATCAGGCAAAAACATTCTTAAGATTCAGGTAACGAATCTTTCTGCCAACAGAATTCGTGACAAAGAATTAAAAGGAGAAGAATGGAAGATTTTTTATGAAATCAATATGGTCGATAAAGATTATAAAAAATTCGACGCTACAAAATGGAGCCCGATGCCTTCCGGATTATTAGGCCCTGTAACCATTACTCCTTTAACCTCTAAACTAACTATTAAATAA
- a CDS encoding SusC/RagA family TonB-linked outer membrane protein produces the protein MKNNLNLLLIMILFLFAYSSGYAQGKTVTGTVTDPAKLSIPGVNVIVKGTSRSTSTDFDGKYSISAAPGETLVFSFVGFVKQEVKLGANASYNVSLEAESANLNEVVVIGYGTQKKKLTSGAISGIKTETFTERPISRIDQGLIGQVAGVRVKQTTGLPGQPFSIEIRGAGSITAGNEPLYVIDGFPIYTEGSNSNGGFSNGSPLDNMNPNDVASIEVLKDASAAAIYGSRASNGVVIITTKKGKRGKPKFTFNTYGGVNKEANRVDMLSAEGWIKRAKTMIDSQWVGSGIAGASASQTTAQRIAAYNAVNPATPLTTSNSRYFTYLYDDRWDMPGHPGLDYIDWQDKVFRTGEFSNYQLTASGATDAVNYYVSANYQKNTGYIIGTDYSLFSARANVDVKLSENFKMGINLAPSYSIKNDPGVEGKDNTLFKALTATPVFESASNAAGEKYTTRYAWGSSTTNMLNALARTGRNSMYRNLISGYASYQFAKSFTLKSTINFDNSDNVNESYTPNDVIASIRGAYNTYRRQNIVNENTLTYDRTFGKHSFNVLLGESFNSYEITKSTMSSGALYNSSSIETLPAGSIGSTTAEKNTLLSYFSRLQYNFKEKYIFSASIRRDGSSKFGTDRRWGTFSSLSLGWRVKQEAFLENVDWLTELKLRASTGINGSNNIGSYAQYATLGTYNYTIGGAVAIGQGAVSIPNPSLHWEESKSIDIGLDFGFIKNRLTGTFELYRKNNSELLLRVPVPGDSGFQTYLTNIGEVQNQGWEFELNSLNVKTPSFEWRTSANISHNENKVLALGPGQSKIEISNAYDGGVPFVKLEVGKPMYTIFGLKQNGVVTQADIDAGGTTIGGNKLVLGDPRYVDQNGDKKINSEDRVDLGNPTPKYTWGITNTFKYKDIDLNVLVQGQNGGTVYGLTGRAIDRTGMGSVENSLNVDPAVRGNWRTSFGYQANSDWLYKSDYVSIRSISIGYNLRQALKGISRIDNARLYVTGENWFYWNKYKVGFNPEAVNTSASSNSDFSVPVDYGGAPLAKSLVIGLNINFN, from the coding sequence ATGAAGAACAATCTTAATCTCTTACTGATTATGATCTTATTTTTGTTTGCGTATTCATCAGGCTATGCGCAAGGAAAAACGGTTACAGGAACCGTGACAGATCCAGCCAAATTATCAATACCAGGTGTTAATGTAATTGTAAAGGGAACCAGCAGGTCGACCAGTACAGATTTCGACGGTAAATATTCTATTTCGGCCGCACCCGGAGAAACATTGGTTTTTTCGTTTGTGGGATTTGTTAAACAAGAAGTAAAACTTGGGGCTAATGCGAGTTACAATGTATCGCTTGAAGCTGAGAGCGCAAACTTAAATGAAGTTGTGGTAATTGGTTACGGTACTCAAAAGAAGAAACTAACCTCTGGAGCAATTTCAGGAATTAAAACAGAAACTTTTACAGAACGTCCAATTTCAAGAATTGACCAAGGATTAATCGGTCAGGTAGCTGGAGTTCGTGTAAAGCAGACTACAGGTCTTCCGGGACAGCCTTTTAGTATAGAAATCAGAGGAGCTGGTTCTATTACCGCAGGAAATGAACCTTTGTATGTTATTGACGGCTTCCCAATTTATACTGAGGGTTCAAACAGCAATGGAGGCTTTTCTAACGGAAGTCCGCTTGACAACATGAACCCAAATGATGTAGCTTCGATTGAAGTTTTAAAAGACGCTTCGGCAGCTGCGATTTATGGTTCCAGAGCTTCGAATGGGGTAGTGATTATTACCACAAAAAAAGGTAAAAGAGGAAAACCAAAATTTACTTTTAATACTTACGGAGGAGTTAATAAAGAAGCAAACAGAGTGGATATGCTCTCTGCAGAAGGATGGATTAAACGTGCAAAAACAATGATCGATTCACAATGGGTAGGTTCCGGAATTGCCGGAGCATCTGCAAGTCAGACTACAGCACAAAGAATAGCAGCTTACAATGCGGTAAACCCTGCGACTCCACTTACTACATCAAATTCAAGATATTTTACATACTTGTATGATGACAGATGGGATATGCCGGGACATCCGGGATTGGACTATATTGACTGGCAGGATAAAGTTTTCCGTACTGGAGAATTCAGTAATTATCAATTAACGGCTTCTGGAGCTACAGATGCTGTAAATTATTATGTTTCTGCCAATTATCAAAAAAATACTGGATACATCATTGGAACAGATTATTCTCTTTTTTCTGCAAGAGCAAATGTAGATGTTAAGTTGTCTGAAAACTTTAAAATGGGAATCAATTTGGCGCCTTCATATTCCATTAAAAATGATCCGGGGGTTGAAGGAAAAGATAATACTTTGTTTAAAGCTCTTACTGCAACTCCAGTTTTTGAAAGTGCTTCAAACGCTGCAGGAGAAAAATATACAACTCGTTATGCATGGGGTTCTAGTACAACAAATATGCTTAACGCTTTAGCAAGAACAGGAAGAAATTCCATGTACAGAAATCTAATTTCAGGATATGCTAGTTATCAGTTTGCAAAAAGTTTTACTTTAAAGAGTACTATTAATTTTGATAACTCAGACAATGTAAATGAAAGTTACACGCCAAATGATGTTATTGCAAGTATCAGAGGAGCATATAATACCTATAGAAGACAAAATATCGTAAATGAAAATACGCTTACTTATGATAGGACTTTTGGAAAACACAGTTTTAATGTGCTTTTAGGAGAGTCTTTTAATTCTTATGAAATTACAAAATCTACCATGTCATCCGGAGCGCTTTATAACAGTTCAAGTATAGAAACGCTTCCTGCGGGATCCATCGGTTCTACTACTGCCGAGAAAAATACATTACTTTCTTATTTTTCACGTCTTCAGTATAATTTCAAAGAAAAATACATTTTTTCTGCTAGTATCAGACGTGATGGATCTTCAAAATTTGGTACCGACAGAAGATGGGGAACTTTTTCTTCTCTTTCGTTAGGATGGAGAGTGAAACAAGAAGCTTTTCTTGAGAATGTTGACTGGTTGACCGAATTAAAACTTAGAGCAAGCACTGGTATAAATGGAAGTAATAACATTGGTAGTTATGCGCAATATGCAACTCTGGGTACTTACAATTACACCATTGGAGGCGCAGTCGCAATTGGTCAGGGAGCCGTTTCTATACCAAACCCTTCATTGCATTGGGAAGAATCAAAAAGTATTGATATTGGTTTGGATTTCGGATTTATTAAAAACAGACTTACCGGAACATTCGAATTATACAGGAAAAATAATAGCGAATTGCTTTTAAGAGTTCCGGTCCCGGGAGATTCTGGTTTTCAGACGTATTTAACTAACATTGGAGAAGTGCAGAATCAGGGATGGGAATTTGAGTTGAACTCTTTAAATGTTAAAACACCAAGTTTTGAATGGAGAACTTCTGCAAACATAAGTCACAATGAAAATAAAGTTTTAGCATTAGGTCCTGGTCAGTCTAAAATTGAAATCAGTAATGCGTATGACGGAGGAGTTCCGTTTGTAAAACTGGAAGTAGGAAAGCCAATGTATACAATTTTTGGATTGAAACAGAACGGAGTAGTGACTCAGGCAGATATTGATGCAGGTGGAACTACAATTGGAGGAAATAAATTAGTACTGGGAGATCCAAGATATGTGGATCAGAACGGAGATAAAAAAATCAATTCAGAAGACCGTGTTGATTTAGGAAATCCAACTCCAAAATACACGTGGGGAATTACCAATACTTTTAAATATAAAGATATAGATTTAAATGTTTTGGTTCAAGGGCAAAACGGAGGAACAGTTTACGGCTTAACAGGACGTGCTATTGACCGTACCGGAATGGGATCTGTAGAAAATTCATTAAACGTGGATCCAGCCGTTAGAGGAAACTGGAGAACATCTTTTGGTTATCAGGCTAACTCAGACTGGTTGTATAAGTCGGATTATGTGAGTATTAGAAGTATTTCGATTGGTTATAACTTAAGACAAGCGCTTAAAGGAATTTCAAGAATTGATAACGCCAGATTATATGTAACAGGAGAAAACTGGTTTTACTGGAATAAATACAAAGTAGGTTTTAATCCGGAAGCAGTGAATACTTCGGCAAGTTCAAATAGTGATTTCTCTGTTCCTGTTGATTATGGTGGAGCACCTTTGGCAAAATCTTTAGTAATTGGGCTTAATATTAATTTTAATTAA
- a CDS encoding glycoside hydrolase family 88/105 protein: protein MKKLLLIFAIGAFYNATAQQFDKKIVLKQMILANDYFMQKWPETGKTIITNKERPSNIWTRGVYYEGLMALHEIFPKEAYYDYAMSWSEFHKWGFNGGNTTRNADNYCAAQTYIDLYNLEPDSKKLKNTKANLNMLLNTPQLDDWSWIDAIQMGMPVFAKMGVLEKDNRYFEKMYQMYMYSRNKHGDHGLFNPKDGLWWRDADFDPPYKEPNGEDCYWSRGNGWVIAALAKVLTIIPENAPHRDQYVKDLKAMAAALVPIQRPDGFWNVSLHDPTNFGGKEASGTALFVYGMAYGVNNGILKKETYLPVIEKAWNALTKESLHENGFLGFLQSTGKEPKDGQPLSYEKIPDFEDYGLGCFLLAGSEIYKMK from the coding sequence ATGAAGAAATTACTTTTAATATTCGCTATAGGCGCTTTTTATAATGCCACCGCACAGCAGTTTGACAAAAAAATAGTACTCAAACAAATGATTTTGGCCAATGATTATTTTATGCAGAAATGGCCTGAAACAGGAAAAACAATTATTACGAATAAAGAGCGCCCAAGTAATATTTGGACAAGGGGAGTTTATTATGAAGGATTAATGGCACTGCATGAAATTTTTCCGAAAGAGGCGTATTATGATTATGCCATGTCATGGTCTGAGTTCCACAAATGGGGATTCAACGGTGGCAACACTACCCGAAATGCAGATAATTACTGTGCAGCCCAAACCTATATTGATTTGTACAATCTGGAACCGGATTCTAAAAAATTAAAAAATACAAAAGCCAATCTGAATATGCTTTTAAACACGCCTCAGCTTGATGACTGGTCGTGGATTGACGCTATTCAGATGGGAATGCCTGTTTTTGCGAAAATGGGGGTTTTGGAAAAAGACAATCGTTATTTCGAAAAAATGTATCAAATGTATATGTATTCGAGAAATAAACACGGCGACCACGGACTTTTTAATCCAAAAGACGGTTTATGGTGGCGTGATGCCGATTTTGACCCTCCGTACAAAGAACCAAACGGAGAAGACTGTTACTGGAGCCGCGGTAATGGCTGGGTAATTGCGGCTTTAGCAAAAGTATTGACCATTATTCCTGAAAATGCACCTCATAGAGATCAATATGTAAAAGATTTGAAAGCAATGGCTGCTGCACTTGTTCCAATTCAAAGACCTGACGGTTTTTGGAATGTGAGTCTGCACGACCCAACTAATTTTGGAGGAAAAGAAGCTTCTGGAACTGCATTATTTGTTTACGGAATGGCTTACGGCGTAAACAACGGTATTTTGAAAAAAGAAACATATCTTCCTGTAATTGAAAAAGCCTGGAATGCCCTTACAAAAGAAAGTCTTCACGAAAACGGATTTTTAGGATTTTTACAGTCAACTGGAAAAGAGCCTAAAGACGGACAGCCATTATCTTATGAGAAAATTCCTGATTTCGAAGATTACGGATTAGGCTGTTTTTTACTGGCTGGTTCAGAAATTTATAAAATGAAATGA
- a CDS encoding RagB/SusD family nutrient uptake outer membrane protein, producing MKKYIIIAAGVLLFAQSSCTDELTQLPLSQGTIENFYATPGDFVQARNATYSIAFHGTSVYGYANRLMNLSETRSDNLMATTQASRDWEGINSFYTSISSNTYVKEAYLTNYNAIYKANQLLEKIAEKGDAIFTNPADKTAMAAEAHFLRAFCYFDLVRWFGRVPLIDKTLTAQEAAKIPRTAVLDVYKLIISDLELAITDLPPSYDTANFGRVTKYGAKALLGLVYMTRSSPTYGIDGATLGLNEWDKAYKELNDIKLSGLYAFGADYDPIFKTEGNANKENVLVIPYTQNISTPVGGNFMVELGYEPYFASLNLSAQGALESRPISNGFMSLFAATDKRKIFGIATSYTVASGTYKGSYTLPVFKKYIDATRYGNGREDWGVDFMITRYTDVLMLMAECTLHGGGGSQAEVDDIVNKVRTRAGIAANASNITLDQLFEERRKEFFAEGTRWFDLIRSGKAVTIMNAWKAAEDTENKIRTIDNNSLLYPIPLSEILAVPGLYDQNLGYD from the coding sequence ATGAAAAAATATATCATCATAGCAGCAGGTGTTTTATTATTTGCACAGTCATCTTGTACAGATGAATTGACACAGTTGCCTTTGTCACAGGGAACAATCGAAAACTTTTATGCGACTCCGGGCGATTTTGTACAAGCTAGAAATGCAACATATTCGATAGCTTTTCATGGAACATCTGTTTATGGTTACGCTAACCGATTAATGAATTTAAGCGAAACAAGATCGGATAATTTGATGGCTACAACACAGGCATCAAGAGATTGGGAAGGAATCAACAGTTTTTATACTTCTATAAGTTCTAATACTTATGTGAAGGAAGCTTATTTAACGAATTACAATGCGATTTATAAAGCCAATCAGTTACTTGAAAAAATAGCAGAAAAAGGAGATGCGATTTTTACAAATCCTGCTGATAAAACTGCAATGGCTGCAGAAGCTCATTTTTTGAGAGCATTTTGTTATTTTGATTTAGTAAGATGGTTTGGCCGAGTACCGTTAATAGATAAAACATTAACAGCACAAGAAGCAGCAAAAATACCAAGAACAGCTGTTTTAGATGTTTATAAACTAATTATTTCAGATTTAGAATTGGCTATCACTGATCTTCCTCCATCCTATGACACTGCAAATTTTGGCCGTGTTACAAAATATGGTGCAAAGGCATTATTAGGATTGGTGTATATGACACGTTCAAGTCCTACTTACGGAATTGATGGTGCAACATTAGGATTAAATGAATGGGATAAGGCATATAAAGAATTAAATGATATTAAGTTAAGTGGTTTGTATGCATTTGGAGCAGACTACGATCCGATTTTTAAAACAGAAGGGAACGCTAATAAAGAAAATGTACTTGTAATTCCGTATACGCAGAATATTTCAACTCCGGTAGGAGGTAATTTTATGGTAGAATTAGGTTATGAGCCTTATTTTGCTTCTTTAAACTTGTCGGCACAAGGAGCTTTAGAATCTCGACCTATTTCAAACGGATTTATGAGCCTGTTTGCCGCAACGGATAAAAGAAAAATATTCGGAATTGCAACAAGTTATACGGTGGCTTCCGGAACATACAAAGGCAGTTATACACTTCCGGTTTTTAAAAAATATATTGATGCGACAAGATACGGAAACGGTCGTGAGGACTGGGGAGTCGATTTTATGATTACACGTTATACAGATGTGTTAATGTTAATGGCTGAATGTACACTGCATGGTGGCGGAGGTTCGCAGGCAGAAGTTGATGATATTGTAAATAAAGTAAGAACCAGAGCAGGTATTGCTGCAAATGCTTCTAATATTACTTTGGATCAATTATTTGAAGAAAGAAGAAAGGAGTTTTTTGCAGAGGGAACAAGATGGTTTGACTTAATAAGATCAGGCAAAGCTGTGACAATTATGAATGCCTGGAAAGCTGCGGAAGATACTGAGAATAAAATCAGGACTATTGATAATAATTCATTGTTATATCCAATTCCGTTATCAGAAATACTGGCAGTTCCTGGATTGTACGATCAGAATCTTGGTTACGATTAA